Below is a window of Hydrogenispora ethanolica DNA.
TTGGGGCCGTTTTCGCCCAGGGCGATGTCCTCGGGCCGGATGGCCGTGTAGACGGGTTGCCGCTTTTGGAAGGCCGCCATCAGGCCGGCCCGTTTGGCCTGGGCCGCCTCCGGCCCTAGCCGCGATGCCAGTTTGACGCCTTGGACGTTGAGCCGGACTTCCAGCTCCGCGCCGCCCTCGGTGATCGTTTCGATCTCGGCCGGCCAAATATTGCGGAAGCCCATGAAGTCGGCGACGAACAGGTTGGCCGGCTGCGAGTAGACCTCCTCCGGCGTGCCCACCTGCTGGATATGGCCGCTTTTCATCACCACGATCCGGTCGGAGAGCGCCAAGGCTTCCTGTTGATCGTGGGTGACATAGATGGAGCTGATCTGGAGCCGGTTATGGATGGACTTGATCTCGTAGCGCATATCGATCCGCAGCTTGGCGTCGAGGTTGGACAGGGGTTCATCCAGCATCAGCAGGCGCGGCTCCATCACGATGCAGCGGGCGATGGCCACCCGTTGCTGCTCTCCCCCGGACATCTGGTTGGGGAATTTCTCCTCGTACCCTTCGAGGTGGACCATTTTCAACACGCTCTTGACCCGTTCCCGGATCACCTGCTTGTCGAGTTTCTTCAGTTCCAAGCCGAAAGCGATGTTATTGAAGACCGTCAGATGCGGGAAGAGCGCGTAGTTCTGAAAGACCATCCCAAATTCGCGTTTTTCCGGCGGCACGCTGTGCACCCCGTCATCGATGCATTCGTCGTCGATGAACATCGCGCCGCTAGTGATGGGGATGAGGCCGGCGATGCAATTCAGCGCGGTCGACTTGCCGCAGCCCGACGGTCCCAGGAAGGTGATGAACTGGCCTTTCTCCAGCGTCAGATTGAAATTATTCAGCGCTTGCTTGGGGCCGAATGACTTGCAGACATTTTTGATGGTAAAGGTTTTAAAATCCCTCATATGCTTATCACCGTCACCGTTCTTTTTCATTTTGTTGCCGCATTTTGCGAAAGCCTTGACGGATTTGGAGCGAAAAGCGCGAACAAAGCCGTTTATGCTTTCGCAAAATGCTATTACGATGAAGAGACGTCTGGCAACGTCTCTTCACCGCATTACCCGTGGCAGGACTTACTTTTTAATCTTGGAGCCGACCAGGCGGTCCCACATGTCCATCGCTTCCACCATCGGTTTGGAATCCAGTTGCGTGGCGGACGGGAAGGATTTGATGGCCTTCTCATACTCGGGCCGCATGGCCGCCTTCACCTTGTCCTGGCTCTCCTTGGGGGCCATGTTGATGGTGACGCCCTTGATGGCCGGACCGGGATAGAAGTAGCCGCTGTCATAGGTGACGGCTTGATTCTGGGGTTTCATCAGGAAGGCCATCAATTCCAGGGTGGCCTTCTTGCGGGCGTCGTCGAGCCCTTTCGGGATGCACATGAAGTGGGCGTCCGTCACCCAGGTGGTCTTCTTTAGGAAGAAGCCCTTGTAGGTCTGGGGAATGACTTCGAGGATCCGTTGGTTCATGTCCCAGCCCAGGTGGCTGGCGACCATCCAGCGGGTGCCCTCGCCCAACTCTTTGAAGGTGATGGCGGTTCCGGTCGGATAATAATCGATGTATTGATCCAGTTCCTTCAGGAACTTCCAGGTCTTATCCCAGGTCTTGGGGTCTTTTGGATTCTTGTCGCCCAGAATGTAAGGGAGCCCTTGCAGGAAGGCGCGGCCCGGGCCGGAGTTGGCCGGCCTGGCGTAGAAGAATTTGCCGGGGTTGGCTTTGCACCATTCCAGCAATTCCTGGGGCGTGGTCGGAACCTTCTTCACTTTGTCCGGGTTATAGGTGAACATCGGGCCGCCGGGGCAGTACACATAGGTGATGCCGAACCCTTCGAACAAGTCGTAGGCTTGTTTGGCGCCCGGCAGATAATTTTTCTCCAGGTTCGGGAAGTACTCTTTATAGGCGGGCATCAATTTCTCCCACAGCTTCATCTCGACTCCGGAAGCCATCGCGTCGTAACCGGTCAGCACCAGAGTGGTGTCGAGGTTGCCGGCGAGTTGCTGGGCCTTGATCTTGGCCGGCAGCTCGGGAGCGGTCGCCTTGATAAACTCAATGTCCGAAACCAGTTGGGGATTGAGCGCCTTAAAGGCGTCGATGGCCGGCTTGGAAAGCTGCAGGTTGCCGGCAACGTCGATGATGCTCAGCTTGACCGGTTTCTCGGCGCCGAAGCCCACCGAGAAGATGCTGAACACGGTCACGATCACCAAAAAGAGGCTTAGAAACTTCAATCTTTTCACTTGGACTACCTCCCCTTATTTTTATAGAAGCTCGCGCTTCTTTCCATGAGTTAAAAATACCAGGAGCGGCGGACTCTTACCTCTATACAAAGTTGTCAATTATAGCACAATCTTGTAATGGAAACGAAATGAAACCGTAACTCATTTTTAAAAAGGAGAAATGCGCCGAAAGCTGCGGGCGGGATCGGAGTAGCGCGCGGCGGAGCTGGAAACGCCGCCGCAAGAGGGTGAAAAGGCACGGGAAGGGCCGCCGGCCGGTTTGGCGGAACCGTCAGAGCGTTCTCCAGGCCGTCCAAACCCTTCAGAAGGTCTGCCGGAAACTTTAGCGGAAGCTCCCTCCCCTGGGGCGGGACCGCAAAAGGAAGGAGCGGAACCGCCAAGCGGCGGAGCCGGGTTGCCGGCGGGCGGCGCGGCCCGGCGGGACGATTCGGCGGAGGTTACCTGCGATGGGGCTGGCTTAATGCCCCAGCGGATTGGCCTTGTACTCGGTCGGCGTCATGCCGCAGCTCTTCTTGAAGACCCGGGCGAAATAGTTGGGGTCGCGGTAGCCCACTTGGAAACAGGCGTCCTTGACGCTGCTCAAGGGGTCGGCCAGGATCAGCTTGGCCTGTTGGATGCGGAGGGCGGTCAGATAGTCCAGAAAGGTGGCTCCCAATTCCTTCTTAAAAAGCTTGCTGAGGTAAAAGGGGCTGATCCGGATGGCCTCGGCTACCTCCTCCAGGGAGATCTCCTTGCTGAAATGCTCCTCCAGGTAAGCGACGGCCCGGGCCAGCAGGGCATTGGCGCGCGAGATTTTGAGCCGGTTGATCTCGCCGATCTTGGCCATCAGGAACTGTTTGGCAAAAGCCTTGACCTCCCTGCCGCTCTCCTGGAGGAAGAGATCCCGGCGCAGCGCCACGGGGTCCGCCCCGAACTCGTTCAGATTGGCGTTGAGCCCGGCCTCGCGAAGCAGCGCCAGCAGCAGCTGGTAGCTGCGCTCCTTCAGTGCGTCGAGGCCGGCGCCGTCCAGGGAAAACCACTCCAGAATCTCCTCCAACAGTCGCAGCGCGGCTTCGGAATCGCCCTGGATCAGCTGCTCGCAGAGGGACCGTTCCTTATTAAAGGGATAGGCCTGGCCGGCTTCGCCCTTGTGAATGTCGCCGTAGCTGTTCAGCGCGCCCGGCGCCGGTTCGTAGCGCAGCGCGAATTTGGCCTGCAGGAAGGAGGCGTAGATGCCCGCGCTGTCGCTGCAGAGATTGCCGATGCCCACGTTGACGGTGAGCTCCAGTTCCAGTTCGAGCGTTTCCTTGATGGCCGAGAGCAGCTCGACTCCGGCGAGCCGGGCTCCGTATTCGTCGAGCCCCGGGTCGAGCAGGAGCAGCAGGTCGATCTCCTGCCCCACCAAGCCGGTCAGGCAGTCGTAGCCCCGGTCGGCCAGGATGAGCTTGACCCGCTCCAAGGCGGTCTTGCGCCGGAGGGTCCACTCGATCCCCGCCCCTCCGCCCGGGGCACGGCCGTCGTCCAGAGCCAGCACGGCGAAGACGAAGGAATGGCTTTGCAGGTTGACCAGGCTGAAATACTCCCGGATCAGTTCCTCTTCGGCCTCGCCGCGGACGATCAGCAGCAGCAGCTCTTCCTTTAAAAACTGCGTCACTTGGCGCAGCCGCTCCGCCATCTCCTCCTCCTGGCGCTGGCGGGTCCGGTGATCGTCGATGATGCCGGTCACTTTGCGCAGCACCGCCACGATCTCGTCGGCCGGCGCCGGCTTGGTGATGTATTCGTCGGCCCGCAGCGAAACGGCGTCTTTGGCGTAATGGAAGTGGTGATAGGCGGAGATCACGATCAGCCGGCACTCCGGCAGCTCGGTCCGGATCCGGGCCGCCGCCTCCAGGCCGTTCAGGCCGGGCATCTTGATATCGAAGAAGATGACGTCGGGCCGGAATTCGAAGGCCTGCTTGACCGCTTCCCGGCCGTTGGCCGCCTCGCGCATCTCAAACACCGCGCCGAAATGCTCCCGCACGATAAAGCGGATGGCCTCCCGCTCCAGCGGCTCGTCATCGGCGATCAACAGTTTATACATGCTGGGGCCTCCATTCGTCGCAATCTCAGGATGACCACGGTTCCCAGGTCCGGTTTGCTCCAGATGCGGAAGGCCCCCGCTTCCTTGCTGAAAAGCTCGATCCGCTCCTTCACGTTATTCAGGCCGATGCCGGTGGTATGCCCCTGGTGGCGGCCGGCCTCCCCTTCGCCGGTCAGGAGCTGGCGCAGCTTCGCGGGGGGAATGCCGGTGCCGTCATCGATGACCTTGATCAGGGTGACGCCGTCGCCCGCCGTGATCTTGACCCGTACCGCGCCGCCCCGCTCCTTGGGCTCCAGTCCGTGCACAATGGCGTTTTCGACCAGCGGCTGCAGGGTGAGGCGGGGGATGGTCACTTGGGCGATGTCGGCCCGGCAGACCAGGCTGAATTGGATCCGGTCGCCGAACCGGGTCTGCTGAATATTCAGATACTCCCGGACGATGGCCAGTTCCTCACCGAGCGGCACCTCCCGGTTGGCATGGCCCAGATTGTAGCGGAAGATCCGGGCCAAGGCCTCGATGAGCTCGGTGGTCTTGCGGGCCCGCTCGAACATGGCCAGCCGCATGATGGCGTTGAGCGTGTTGAAGAGGAAATGCGGGTTGATCTGGGACTGCAGGGCCAGGAACTTGGCCTCGGTCAACTGGTCGGAGATCTTGAGGTTCTTATACTCCTCTTCGTGCAGCTTCCGCTCCAGATCGGATTTGGAGGTGATCTCCTGGATCATCTGCTCGATGCTCTGGGCCATCTTGTTGAAGGCGACGGCCAGGATGTTGATGTCCTCCGAGAAGTCGAGCGGCAGTTTTTCGGTCTTGAAATTGCCTTTGGCGATATTGCTGGAGAAGTGGGCCAGCTTCCGCAGGGGCTCGGTAATGCTGCGCGAGAGGATCAGCACGCCGAGCAGGCTGAAGACGGTGATGCCGATCACCGAGCCCAGATTGAGCAGACGGATGAAGCCCACCCGCTGATTCAGCCGCTGGTGGTACCATTCTCCCTCGGTCAGCTTGGTGTCCAGCAATTGCTTGATGTAGCTCTCCAGATAGGTGGAGATGCTCTTGAGCGCCGCGTACTCGCTGGAAAAATCGGCGCTGCCCGGCTCGGCCTCCAGCAGCTGGGCCGCTTTCTCATCGTAAGCGGCGAGGCTGTTCCGGATCGACTTGCTCCAGAGGTATGTCTCCAGCGTGGCATTTTTGCTGTCGATCTCCAGGGCCAGGCGGTCCACCCGGCGCCGGTAGTCCAGAAAAGCATCCTTGGCGGCGCGGTCCCGGGTGGTGATATACTCCTCCAGATAGTTCCGGCCCTGAACCAATTGCATCGATAAGCTGTTCACCCGGGTATAATCCCTGAGCATCGCGTTGAACTCATCCATCGCGATGTACGCCCGGTAGTAGAAGTACAAATTCACCAGGCTGGTCATGACGATCAACGCGGTCATGAAAATGATCAGTTTGGTCCGGATCGATAGCTTTCTGACTTTATCCCGCCAATTCCCGCCCGCCATGCTCTCCTCCCGGAGCTTATCCGCCTCCGTCCCGCTCATTCGGTGGCGCGGATCCGCTCGATCAAGCGTTTATATTCCCGACCATGGACCAGATATAGAGGTTCCACCGCTTTTTTGAACTTTTCCTTCTCGGCATCGGCCAGGTGAATTACGATCCCGCCCTTGCGGCGGACCTCCGCTTCCAGGTCGGCCTCCATGGCCGCCGAAGCCCGCCATTCCTTTTTCACCGAATCCCGGGCCGCGGCCCGGATCAGCGCTTGGTCGGCTTTACTCAGCCGCTCAAAGGCGGTCTTGTTGGCCATCAGCACTTCCGGCGTGCGGGTATGCGTATCCACGATATAATACTTGGCCAGCTGATAATGGCGGCCCGCGTAATAACTGGCCCAATTGTTCTCGGCCCCGTCCACCTTTCCCAGCAGGAGCGCGTTATAGACCTCGCTGAAAGAGATCGGCACCGGCTCGGCCCCCAGGGACCGAATCAGGTCCATATACAGCTTGCTCGGTTGCACCCGAATCCGCAAGCCGCGCATGTCGGCCACGGTGCGTACCGGCTTCTTTGTATAAAAGCTGCGGGCGGCCGAAGTATAGTAGGTCAGACCCACCAGATTCTTCTCGGCCAAACCCGCCAGCAATTCATCGCCGATCGGGCCGTAGAGCACTTTCCACAGGTGGTCGGCGTCCTTAAACAAATAGGGCAGAGACAGGACGCTCATCGGCCGGTAGACCAGGACCGCCCCATTGAGCCGGGCGAATTCGACCCCTCCGAATTGAACCTGTTCCATCACCGAAGTTTCATCGCCCAACTTGGCCCCGTAAGTGACCATGATCTTGATCCGGCCCCGGCTCCGTTCCTCCACCAAACGGGCAAACTCAAAATCGCCGATGGTGGCCGGGTAATCGGCAGGCATCGCCTCGGCCAGGCGGAAGACCCATTGGCCCGGGCCCGGCCGGGCGGACGGCCCGGCCGCAGCTGCTTGGTCATGCCCGGCGGCGCGGGAAGGCCCTCCGATCCTGCAGCCGGAGCCGAACCCTAATACCAGCGCCAACAGCAGCGGCAGCAGTCTTCGTGCGGAAAAGAGCACCGGCCTCACTCCGTTTTTAACAAGATTGTAAAGATCTATTCATCTATTAGCGACATTGACCCCGATTCCTTCCGCAGCCGTTAAAAAAAAACGGAATTATCCTGGCAGTTTCTGGAGGATTCTTTGGACAAAAAACAAGACTCTGACTGATTTCAGTTCAGAGCCTCGTTAGGTTTTCCGCAATCAAACGCCCCGGGACGGAATTAAGGCCGCATCAACTGCCAGGCCTTATCCGGACTAAGCCGCTCTTCGCTATAGAGCAGATCGACCCGGCGGTTGTATGCCCAGGCGTCCGGATCATGGCCGGTCCGGGCCGGCTGGGCTTCGCCGAAAGGATACCCGATCAGCCGGGTCCGGACGATTCCTTGGCGGATCAAATAACGTTTGACCGCTTCGATCCGGGCCGCCGCCAGCTGCTGATTGTATCGCCGGTCGCCGCGTTCATCGGTATGACCGCCCAGAATCAGATAGCCTTGCGAATGCTGCCGCAGAAAAGCGGCGGCTTCTTCCAGGGCCGGCAGCTGATCGGCACGAAGCACCGTCTTGTTCAAGGCGAAAAAGACCGGTTTGAAGAGACGGTTGGCCGGCGAAGCAGCTCTTTCTTCCGTGCCGGGCGTCCCGGCCCCCGGCGACTCCGACGGTTCCGATTCTCCCTCCGCCCCATCGGCGGTCAGGGAAGGCGTTTGGCTCGCCGGTTCCGGCGCCGGATCCCGCAATTCAGGAATGCTTAAACTGGGTCTGACCGCAAAAGCCCCCCGGAATACGCTCTGCTGTCCGTCGTCCCCAACGACCTTCAGATCGTAAACTCCGGCCTCCAGCCCGATCAGATCAAACCGGCAAGTCAGAAGCGTGTCGGAGAGAACATGGACTTGGGCCGCGCCTCGGCTGGCCACGCCGTTCTCCAGGGTTACCGCAGTGCCGGGACGAAACCCCGCGCCAATCAGGGTAACCCCCACGGCGCTCTCGCCGGAACTCTCGCGTGGCGCCACCCCCGCCAGGCCGAGGGTGGGATTGGTAATGACAAAACCCCGCCGGATCAAGGTGGCGCGGCGGAATTTTATAAACAGAAACCGGTAATGATTGACGATTTCGACGTCCCAAGCGCCAATCGCTTTCTCGCGCAAGTCCAGAATGCCGATGATCTGGTCGCGTGCGGGACGCCGGAGACCCGTGGCCACGATATCGGGCTGGCCCTCCTTGAGCAACCGGATCTCCACTTCGGTCCCGAGCTTTTTGGCGTTGACCGCCAACTCGATCTGCGTATTGCTCCTGCCCTCGAAAGTAGAGAGCATGACCTCCTGCGGCCGGGACCAAAAGCCCTGGGCGGGCCGGCTGATGCCGCCGCTGATCAGGATGGCCAGGATGAACAGCGAAAGCAGCTTCTTTCTCATCCCATCGACTCCTTTGCAACATTTTCCTCTCCCTTTCATTATTGCCAGCAATACCAGATCTTATAAATAAAAAATCCTTTGGTTGCCCAAAGGAAAAACGAAGAACCGGCGAAACCGCCGGTTCCCTGCGATACTATGAACATCTGGAATCCCGTTCTCCATTCCATCCCGCAGTTGAGGATCGGAAATTCTGCGGGAATGGGTAAACTCCGATTTTCTAACGGTAGCTATTCCACCAAATGGAATTATCGCCAAAACCTTTTACTACCAGGTAGAGGTCGTCGCGATATACTGCCAAACTGGGATTGGCACTCGTCAAGCCATTGCCCGGCAATTCCGACCAGCCGCTGAAACTGCCCTCTCCCTGGCGGGTATTGGCCCAGAGACGGTTATCGGTGCCCCGGACGACTATCCAGAGCCGGCCTTGGAAGCTCGCCAGACTCGGCCCGGAGGTAGTCAATCCGCCGCCGGGCGCTTCATACCAGTCGTCCCAGCCCCGTCCGGCGAGGGTTCGAAGATAAATCTTGTTGTCTGTGCCCCGGACGGCCAGATAAAGCCGGCCTTGGTGAACCGTTGCCGCAGGCTCGGAACTGGTTTTGCCGCCGATGTTGGTCCAGCCGCGCCAGTTGCCGCGAACCATCTGATTGACGTAGACGCCGTCGTCAGTGCCCCGCACAATGGCGTAAAGACTGCCATTATAAGAGACCAGTGCGCCGCCGGATGGGGTCGCTCCGCCGATGCCGGTCCAGTCACGCCAGGATCCGTTGTAACGGGCTACATAGAGGCCATTATCGGTTCCGCGCACCAATGCGTATAAAGAACCCTCGTGTTTCTCCAAAGCCGGACTACCGGTCGTCGCTCCGCCAATCTCACGCCAGCCGGGGCCCAGCCCGGTCTTTACGAAAATACCATTGTTGGTGCCGCGAACCATGGTAAAGAGTTGGCCATTGTATTCGATGGACGCCGCTCCCGAAGGCGTTTCACCGTCGGGGAACCGTTGCCAGCCTTGCCAGCTCTGGTGCCGGTCGCGGTCGGGAGATCCCGGACGATCCGGGCCTGGTCTCCAAGGGTCGGGGCGCGGTCCGGGTCCAGGATTG
It encodes the following:
- a CDS encoding ABC transporter ATP-binding protein — protein: MRDFKTFTIKNVCKSFGPKQALNNFNLTLEKGQFITFLGPSGCGKSTALNCIAGLIPITSGAMFIDDECIDDGVHSVPPEKREFGMVFQNYALFPHLTVFNNIAFGLELKKLDKQVIRERVKSVLKMVHLEGYEEKFPNQMSGGEQQRVAIARCIVMEPRLLMLDEPLSNLDAKLRIDMRYEIKSIHNRLQISSIYVTHDQQEALALSDRIVVMKSGHIQQVGTPEEVYSQPANLFVADFMGFRNIWPAEIETITEGGAELEVRLNVQGVKLASRLGPEAAQAKRAGLMAAFQKRQPVYTAIRPEDIALGENGPNQQECQVDVVEYLGQTSQVAASFTNGVRIDLRPEARVDQGETIRLTIAPEKIQVFTKEG
- a CDS encoding ABC transporter substrate-binding protein, giving the protein MKRLKFLSLFLVIVTVFSIFSVGFGAEKPVKLSIIDVAGNLQLSKPAIDAFKALNPQLVSDIEFIKATAPELPAKIKAQQLAGNLDTTLVLTGYDAMASGVEMKLWEKLMPAYKEYFPNLEKNYLPGAKQAYDLFEGFGITYVYCPGGPMFTYNPDKVKKVPTTPQELLEWCKANPGKFFYARPANSGPGRAFLQGLPYILGDKNPKDPKTWDKTWKFLKELDQYIDYYPTGTAITFKELGEGTRWMVASHLGWDMNQRILEVIPQTYKGFFLKKTTWVTDAHFMCIPKGLDDARKKATLELMAFLMKPQNQAVTYDSGYFYPGPAIKGVTINMAPKESQDKVKAAMRPEYEKAIKSFPSATQLDSKPMVEAMDMWDRLVGSKIKK
- a CDS encoding response regulator transcription factor, whose protein sequence is MYKLLIADDEPLEREAIRFIVREHFGAVFEMREAANGREAVKQAFEFRPDVIFFDIKMPGLNGLEAAARIRTELPECRLIVISAYHHFHYAKDAVSLRADEYITKPAPADEIVAVLRKVTGIIDDHRTRQRQEEEMAERLRQVTQFLKEELLLLIVRGEAEEELIREYFSLVNLQSHSFVFAVLALDDGRAPGGGAGIEWTLRRKTALERVKLILADRGYDCLTGLVGQEIDLLLLLDPGLDEYGARLAGVELLSAIKETLELELELTVNVGIGNLCSDSAGIYASFLQAKFALRYEPAPGALNSYGDIHKGEAGQAYPFNKERSLCEQLIQGDSEAALRLLEEILEWFSLDGAGLDALKERSYQLLLALLREAGLNANLNEFGADPVALRRDLFLQESGREVKAFAKQFLMAKIGEINRLKISRANALLARAVAYLEEHFSKEISLEEVAEAIRISPFYLSKLFKKELGATFLDYLTALRIQQAKLILADPLSSVKDACFQVGYRDPNYFARVFKKSCGMTPTEYKANPLGH
- a CDS encoding sensor histidine kinase translates to MSGTEADKLREESMAGGNWRDKVRKLSIRTKLIIFMTALIVMTSLVNLYFYYRAYIAMDEFNAMLRDYTRVNSLSMQLVQGRNYLEEYITTRDRAAKDAFLDYRRRVDRLALEIDSKNATLETYLWSKSIRNSLAAYDEKAAQLLEAEPGSADFSSEYAALKSISTYLESYIKQLLDTKLTEGEWYHQRLNQRVGFIRLLNLGSVIGITVFSLLGVLILSRSITEPLRKLAHFSSNIAKGNFKTEKLPLDFSEDINILAVAFNKMAQSIEQMIQEITSKSDLERKLHEEEYKNLKISDQLTEAKFLALQSQINPHFLFNTLNAIMRLAMFERARKTTELIEALARIFRYNLGHANREVPLGEELAIVREYLNIQQTRFGDRIQFSLVCRADIAQVTIPRLTLQPLVENAIVHGLEPKERGGAVRVKITAGDGVTLIKVIDDGTGIPPAKLRQLLTGEGEAGRHQGHTTGIGLNNVKERIELFSKEAGAFRIWSKPDLGTVVILRLRRMEAPACINC
- a CDS encoding TRAP transporter substrate-binding protein, whose product is MLFSARRLLPLLLALVLGFGSGCRIGGPSRAAGHDQAAAAGPSARPGPGQWVFRLAEAMPADYPATIGDFEFARLVEERSRGRIKIMVTYGAKLGDETSVMEQVQFGGVEFARLNGAVLVYRPMSVLSLPYLFKDADHLWKVLYGPIGDELLAGLAEKNLVGLTYYTSAARSFYTKKPVRTVADMRGLRIRVQPSKLYMDLIRSLGAEPVPISFSEVYNALLLGKVDGAENNWASYYAGRHYQLAKYYIVDTHTRTPEVLMANKTAFERLSKADQALIRAAARDSVKKEWRASAAMEADLEAEVRRKGGIVIHLADAEKEKFKKAVEPLYLVHGREYKRLIERIRATE
- a CDS encoding OmpA family protein, producing MRKKLLSLFILAILISGGISRPAQGFWSRPQEVMLSTFEGRSNTQIELAVNAKKLGTEVEIRLLKEGQPDIVATGLRRPARDQIIGILDLREKAIGAWDVEIVNHYRFLFIKFRRATLIRRGFVITNPTLGLAGVAPRESSGESAVGVTLIGAGFRPGTAVTLENGVASRGAAQVHVLSDTLLTCRFDLIGLEAGVYDLKVVGDDGQQSVFRGAFAVRPSLSIPELRDPAPEPASQTPSLTADGAEGESEPSESPGAGTPGTEERAASPANRLFKPVFFALNKTVLRADQLPALEEAAAFLRQHSQGYLILGGHTDERGDRRYNQQLAAARIEAVKRYLIRQGIVRTRLIGYPFGEAQPARTGHDPDAWAYNRRVDLLYSEERLSPDKAWQLMRP